The genomic segment GAATGTCGCGAAGACCGTGACAATCCCGGCAAGAATCAATCGCCGCGCAGGCGTCGAGTCAACTCATCCAGCTTGTTGAGGGCTTCGATCGGAGTCATGCTGTCGGTGCGTAAACGCGTCAGTTCATCCACCGCCTGCGCCATCAGCACAAGCAGTCCGACCTGGCGCAGGTATGTCGACTTGCCCGCCATATTCGGACCGGTGAGCAGTTGCAGCCAGCCCTGCTCGTCGGAGAAAACCGTGTCGTTGGGGACAAACCCGCCGGCGGGATTGATGGTTTCCAGCACCGGATGACGGCCGCCGCGGATTTCCAGCGTGCGATCTTCGGTCAGGCGCGGACGGCTGTATCCGCGCGCCAGCGCCACCTGCGCCAGCGATCCGGCAACATCCAGACGCGCCAGCGACGATGCCAACTGCGCAAGCACACGGATTTGACCGGCCAGTTCGTCGCGCAGGGCGATGAACAACTGCTCCTCGATCTGCGCGGCGCGTTCATCGGCGCGCAGCACGGTCTCTTCCTTTTCCTTCAATTCCGCCGTGATGTACCGTTCGCCATTGACCAGTGTCTGTTTGCGGATCCAGGCGGCGGGGACATTAGTCGCCTGGGCGCGCGAGACTTCGATGTAGTAATTGAAGACTTTGTTGTAGCCGACCTTCAGTGAGCCGATGCCGGTCTCGGCGCGCAGGCGTGCCTGCAATCCGGCGATCCAGGCGCGCGCGTCGGCCGCCCCCGAATACAGGGCATCCAGCTCCGGCGAGTAACCACGTCGGAAGATGCCGCCCTCCTTGATCCCCGGCGGCGGATCATCGACCAGCGCCGCGGCGAGGCGCGTGTGGATGGCAGCGAGCGCCGCGGCATCCGGATCATCCGGCGATGAGAGCGGCGTGCGGCCCGTCAGTTCGGCGAGGCGCGGCCAGCGTCCCAGCGCTTCGCGCAGCCCGATCAGATCGCGCGGACCGATTCGCTCGGCGCCGAGACGCCCGACAAACCGCTCGACATCGAAGATCCCTTTGAGCGTTTCGCGCAGGTTGGCCAGCAGGCCACGGTCGGCGACGAGGGCCTGGATTTCATCGAGACGCCGCTCGATCGCAACTTTGTCCACCAACGGATGGGTGAGCCGCTCGCGCAGGAGCCGTCGCCCCATCGAGGTGTGGCAGTGGTCAAGAACCCCCGCCAGATTCGGACGGTCGGAGTGGGGCCGTCCGATCACATCCAGATGCAGCGCCGACTGGGGATCGAGGGTGATAGTGTCGCGTGTGCGCAACGCAGTGAGACGGGCGATATGCGCCAGCGGGGCACGTTTGGTCTCCTTCAAATAGGAGAGCAGCGCGCCGGCGGCGGCGATGGCCACGCGGTCCGACGCGGTCTCCGGGGGCGCGACCCCCTCGAGTTCATGCACATGGAAGTGCGCCTTGAGCGCGCGCTCGGCCTCGCCGAATTCGAAGCGCCAGGCGGGCCAGCGGGTGACGGCAGCGTGTCCATCGACCAACTGCCCCAGCCGGGCATCGGCGTCGTCGGCGACGATGATCTCGCTGGGGGTCTGAGTGGCCAGCCACTCGGCCAGCGCCTCGGGGCCGAAGCGGTCGACGGCGAAACGGCCGTTGGTCGCCTCCGCCCAGGCCAGCGCGAACTGCCCGTCGCCGTCCGGCCCGGACAGCGCCGCCAACGCCGGGGTCTGGGTCTCATCGAGCGCGCCGGGATTGAGCACCGTGCCGGGGGTGATGATCTCGACCACATCGCGCTGGACCAGCCCCTTGGCCTGCCTGGGGTCTTCCATCTGCTCGCAGACCACGACCCGTTGTCCGGCTTCGACCAGACGGGCCAGGTAGCGTTCGGCCTGATGATGCGGCACACCGGCCAGCGGGATTTCGCCGTCTTTGCCATGCGGACGGCGTGTCAGGGTGATGCCGAGAATCTGCGCGCCGCGGACGGCATCCTCGCCGAACATCTCATAGAAGTCCCCCATGCGGAAAAAGACGATATGATCGGGGTACTTCGCCTTGACGGCGGCATGCTGGCGCAACATCGGCGTGAGCGCGGCGGACTGATCGGCGGACTGCGTCATCGGCACCGGCAATAACGCCGTCGGGGAGCGGTCTAATCAAGACGGCAGGCGCAAAAATGATCGCGCCGGCGCCGCGGCGATCTTGGCGGCGTGGACAACTTGTGGTTACTTGGGTGACTATCGTAACGCCATGCC from the bacterium genome contains:
- the mutS gene encoding DNA mismatch repair protein MutS, which translates into the protein MTQSADQSAALTPMLRQHAAVKAKYPDHIVFFRMGDFYEMFGEDAVRGAQILGITLTRRPHGKDGEIPLAGVPHHQAERYLARLVEAGQRVVVCEQMEDPRQAKGLVQRDVVEIITPGTVLNPGALDETQTPALAALSGPDGDGQFALAWAEATNGRFAVDRFGPEALAEWLATQTPSEIIVADDADARLGQLVDGHAAVTRWPAWRFEFGEAERALKAHFHVHELEGVAPPETASDRVAIAAAGALLSYLKETKRAPLAHIARLTALRTRDTITLDPQSALHLDVIGRPHSDRPNLAGVLDHCHTSMGRRLLRERLTHPLVDKVAIERRLDEIQALVADRGLLANLRETLKGIFDVERFVGRLGAERIGPRDLIGLREALGRWPRLAELTGRTPLSSPDDPDAAALAAIHTRLAAALVDDPPPGIKEGGIFRRGYSPELDALYSGAADARAWIAGLQARLRAETGIGSLKVGYNKVFNYYIEVSRAQATNVPAAWIRKQTLVNGERYITAELKEKEETVLRADERAAQIEEQLFIALRDELAGQIRVLAQLASSLARLDVAGSLAQVALARGYSRPRLTEDRTLEIRGGRHPVLETINPAGGFVPNDTVFSDEQGWLQLLTGPNMAGKSTYLRQVGLLVLMAQAVDELTRLRTDSMTPIEALNKLDELTRRLRGD